The nucleotide sequence AGCGCTTTgggctgcgcgccgccgacaACCCGCAGACGTTCGGGCTCGGCATCAAGGAGGTGTGGGAGGTACCCAAGGAGCGGCACCACCCAGGCACCGTCATGCACACGGTGGGGTGGCCGACGACGGACAAGGGGCACGACAATACCTACGGCGGCGCCTTCCTCTACCACTACGGCGACGGCCTCATTTCGTGCGGCTACGTGGTGGGCCTCGACTACTCGAACCCGTACTGCCGGCCGTACATGGAGATGCAGAAGTGGAAGACGCATGATCTCATCCGAGGGCAGCTGGAGGGTGGCCGACCGATCCTGTACGGTGCGCGCACGTTGGTCGAGGGCGGCTTCAGCGCGCTGCCGAAGCTGCACTTCCccggcggcgtgctggcgGGGGACTGCGCTGGTTTCTTGAACCTTCCAAAGATCaagggcacgcacacggccaTGAAGTCTGGCATGCTCGCTGCCGAGGCCGTCTACGAGGACGCCTTCAAGGgcggcaaggaggaggcgaccAGCGGCGTGGAATGCAAGAGCTACGACGACTGCTTCCGTAGCAGCTGGCTGTACAAGGAGCTCTACACGGTGCGCAACGTGCGGCAGAGCTTCCACAAGAGCTTCAAGTGGGGCATGCTCTACACCGGCATTACCTCACTCCTGCTGCACGGCCGCGAGCCGTGGACGCTGAAGCACACCACACCAGACAACTTGTCGCTGAAACCGGCGAAGGAATGCGTGGAGATCAAGTACCCGAAGCCTGACGGTACGCTCACCTTCGACCTACTCACTAACCACAGCCGTAGCGGAACGGCCCACAATGCTGACCAGCCATGCCATCTGCGCCTGAAGGACTCCAAGGttgcggaggaggtgaatCTGAAGACTTATGCCGGGCCGGAGGCGCGCTTCTGCCCAGCCGGTGTATACGAGTTCGTCAACGACAAGCTGGTGATTAACGCGCAGAATTGCCTCCACTGCAAGGCGTGCGACATAAAGGACCCGACGCAGAATATCAACTGGACGGTGcccgagggcggcggtggccccAACTACCAGGGCCAGATGTAAAGCTCCTCCCGCCTTTactgcctccccctccacacccGTATTTGGTATCgcagcaccccctccctttttctcgctgtgcgtgcgtatgccTGCGAGCATCCCAtctttcccctcccttcctctgcgtcgccgtcgcctctctGTCCCTCAAAGTGCTTgcaagttttttttttttttatcaGGTTCGTCTCTGCTCGCGTTGCCGTGCGCATGTATGAGCGGGTGCGCGCCTGCTCccttcttgctctctcctccttcgctcTGCTTCGTTGACCCTCTCCCGCTCTTCCCACTCTCCCTGCTTACCACCGCTCTTCTTACGTGGCAGTGGCGATCGTCGTGATGACGTTTAGAAGGAGCGCTGGAGAAAGTTGGAGCCGATAATCTCATCGGCTACACACTGCTTTCCTAGCGGTCGGCGACAGAGGTATGCATGGAGGGTGTGCGGCTcttgaggtggtggtgaggggcGGGTGCTGAGAAGAGCGAGGTGGGCCTGAGCCAGTAAAGAGAAGGCGGTGGGTCCCTGGTGTAAACCGTTGACGACGCTGTGCCGACCgcagcggtgtgtgtgccggcgtATGCGGGCacgtatgtatgtgtgcgcttgtgAACGGGACGGTtgaacgcgcgcacgcgctctccctccccgcccctccctcattTAAGTTTCTTGGACGCCTCTGCAGGTCATCACATAGTGCGTCtccgcgtgtgtctgtgcgtctcCGCATCTCCCCGCTTTTCTCTCTATCTCTTCCCGTTCTCGTTTCGTGGTTTCAGAGAACCGgagcagcgagggcgagataagagagaggggcgctGTCTCAGCAAGAGATCCCCAAGCAAGGGGAAGAGAAATACCAAAACCTAACtgatgcgcgcacgcagcgggGCGGCCGCAGTGGTTGTGGGCCTCCGGTACCGACAAGGATTGCCATGCGTGTTTGTCTGTGCGGCATGCTTTCTGTAGCTTATTCTTTGGACTTGTGTGCCGCGTGCCGTGTCAGCGCACTCCCGTCTGGGTCTTCCCACCTCCCTCCGTCCCAGGCAAGGGGTGCCAGaaggtgtgcgcgcacacattGAGGTGCATAATCGCATCCagcccctcgccctccctcctctgaCCTTCgtctcccttttctcctcCTTTCGGTGCTCATCTTGCGTCCCAAATCGGACATGCGCCATGCCGCATGCGcagagcgtgtgcgtgtgtgcctaCTAGCCTgctccccgccaccgccaccgccaccgccaccgccactgccgatCGAAACATAAAAGCGAAACGAAAGAGGTGGTGGACATCGACGCCGGCCAATCACGAGCAACGCGATAACGCACCTgatcgcacacgcgcacgacaAGATGCTGAACTGCTTCTTTGGCGCTGAGCTGAAGCCGGACGGGGTCCCGATAAGCTTCACCATTCCAAAGGGGACGACGCTCGTCATCACGCAGTGCGCTGTCACGAGTGTGgtgccgccacagcagtCGACGGACGCCGGCGCGTCTTCGTCTCCAGCAGTGGCAGCCAAGGCGTACAGCCCTGTTACACTGTGCGTGCAGGGTCACGGCCTGCCCACTCGCTTCGCCGTCTGCTCTTTGTCCCCGGCGCAGCATATCACGTACTGCCCCTTGCAGCTTCTCTTCTCTAAGCCGGTGTCGTTTGTGCTCGTGCCGCAGACGGGgtctacggctgctgctggtgcgtcgtcgtcaccctcgccagctccgcaTCCAGGTAAGAAGACGAGGCGGAATCAGAAGCACAACAAAAccgcagcaggtgctcaTGGTGCTGGCGCAGAAGCCACCGCTGCCTACCCGACGGTGCACCTGACCGGCTACTATGAGCGTGCCGcagacgaggacgaggaagatgGCAGCATGGCCATGGACGCCATGGAGTCGAGTGATGACGGGGAGAACGACGACCTCTCCGATGACGAGTAAtcgaaaagagaaaaagcaaaaaaaaaacgagttGCTgtagaggcggaggcggaaaGGGCGCCTTTCCGTTTGTGCGCCGCGAGTTGAACGCGTAACAGATGATCCACATAAAGACCCGTGAACCAGAGCAAGCACCCGCACACAACATGAGATCATGGAGGAACCTCCATCGCTAGGCAAATGTGTTTCACGTGCAGCATGCCGCCGTTGGCTTCCTGGTCTGTTGGGAGACTGCGAGGTGGAGGACGAAATCCGAAGgagacggcgatgccgaAATATGCAAACAcacgcatgtgtgcacgtgcgatGAGGCGTACGTGAGGTTATCGGGTGATGGCGCAGTTGATGAAGGAAGCAAATCTAAGAGTCACAGGGCAACCAACGCGAGCCACTTACCCCCCATATCCAcccgcacatgcacatacatgTACGCATGCGCAACTTCTATGCTGCGGATCCGCACAGCTGcttccatttttttttctcaaGTCGCGAGTGGTGGCGTcagctctgtgtgtgcgtgcgtgcgcgcacgcatcctTCTCTCTTGGCTTCATCTTCGGTGTCTCGCCAAGCAACCACCCAGTCGCCATACACCTTCTCTTGTGCACTGCTCGGTTCATCTCTCTTCGCTCACCTTTCGTATTCTGTCCACCTGAACGTCGCGCATCTCTTCAGGTTTTGGTGGCGTTGGTTGTCTGCGTGAGCTTCGCAAGAACCGCGAGACCTTCCCTCCTTCTGTATCCCTCACTCGCACATCACCGTTCATCTGCCTGCGGGCACCGTCTTTCACGCTAGATTCGGCTCTCTCTGTGGCAGATGAAGCCGATCGCGTTGGGCTTCCAGATTCCGTCGCTGCGAGACTCGTGTGAGGCGTCCGCGGCCGTGTGGACGCTGGCGGTTCCTTACCCGATTGGCAAGTCCACCTTGCAGATCAGTGGCATTCACGCGCGACTTGAGCCTGTGAAAACGTCCGCTTGCAAgagcaacggcgccgccaaacatgggcagcagcagcacacaaaGAGCGTGCCGTCATCTCTGCTGCTTGGCGATGCACTGACGGCTGATGTCgttgtgcacgcgcacgttcGTGGCGagctgagcagcgcgccgcggtCGTACGTCGTCGCTGTGATTCCGCTGCGGTTTGACGGCACCGCTGGGCCTGTTCCCTCAGGTTCTGCGATCTCGTCCTCGGCCACATCCACacatgccgctgcttcgacgctgccgtccacGCCGTATGACAAGCGTGCTGTTAACGCGCAGGCTCGCGGGGCAGGCCGAAGTGCGTCTGCAGGCgtcttcgcctccgccttcgccaGGATCGACTTGCGCACGCAGATGGAGCGGGTGCGGCTGAGCTTCACCGTCGCTCCCTGCAGCAGGACCGGTGGAGCGGGCGCGGCTGCCAACCGCACGGTCGCCAACGGTGCGGCTCACGCAAACGCGGgaaagcggctgcgcgaggagccTGGCAAGGCCGCTGACGACTCAAAGTCCGCGGCCTTGCCAGACTGCACGATTGATGTGACGGTGGTGGGCACGGTGTCACCCATTGCGTAATCTTTaacgtgcgtgcgtgtttcgTTCCTCGATGAAGTCGCATcagaaggaaaagaaaaggaatATGAAGATCGCGGTTGCCCTTGTGCGTATAGCTCTGTGTGCGGTGGGAGTGATGGGATGCCGGGGAGCGTGGGATGGCTTGGGCTGCTTTCCGCGTGGCGACGCTGATCTGCTCCTGCccgtttctctttttctctctttctgtccCACCTTGCCGTAGctctggcgcgcgcgcacacacacacacacacacatacatcaACACGGGCGCCCACAAGACAAGACGCAtcacctgcgcggcggctATGTCCTTTCCCCTCACCCTGCACGGAGGAGGGACTAACAAGCCCCctacctccctctccctccatgCTTTACCGTCACCAGCGTCTCCTCTGCCacccccctttccccttgCTTcctttccccttcctctccctctctccagGTCTTTTCATCTCTGCCCCGCCCACTATTGGGCACGACTTGAGCGCGTCATCCGCGTCTGTCTTGTTTTTACGTGGcctttctcccctccccgtctgtttattttttttctctctccctctgtgtgtgtgtgtgtgctgccggcATCTGCTTTGGTTCTAATCTCCCCCCATCCAATCCCACCCCCCTTCTCATCCCTGCCCCCCGTTTCCTTCATCTCTTCGGGTCCCTTTCGCACGCACCACCCCGCCGCCCCGCCACCGCGAACACTTGCTtgaccctccctccctccctccctccctcctttgccaggcgcgggtggcggcgagggggcggcgcaccgagacggcctccccctcctctttctcttttgcTTGGTTGCTCGCTTTGGggtggctgccgtgccgaGCGTCTGCCTGGGACCTTGCCGCACAGAGCGTCTCGCAGGCGCACAGCATCGAGGCGCGAGTGacctccccccctcctcctcctcctcctgctcctccacgTCCAACGACAGAACGGACGAGCGCATGTGCGTATACCTTTGCAAGTGTAAAGCggggaaaaagaaaagaaaacgggTCGGATAAGGATGCCATCACCGCGAACGCATGTCGTTGACCTTGGCTGCATGCCGCGCGAGAATCTCATTGAAATCGCCAAGAAGCAGGCGAATCAGATCCGTGAGAAGAACACACGCATATCGGCCATGGAGGCGTTTATTGAAAGCCTCACCGGCACATCCGCGGAGGAGAGCCTCTCGCAGCTCCCGCACGCCAACTCGAGCACCCCTCCACACAACTCGAGTACGGCAACACCAGCCTTCTCAGCTGAATCTGGTACTGGCACACCAGCCACCGCTTCCGCATCGCAGCTGCTTCAACTGCAGCAGACAcaggaggaagagcagcttcagcacACCTTGCGTGTctcggagctggaggagcagctgcgtgagAGGCAGCGTGAATATGACCAACTTCAGGCGAAGGTGGACGCGTGGAAAACGAAGGTTATGGCCATCATGATAGCTGACCAGGAGCGTATCCGCGTCCTCGAAGCTCAActggccgcggccgcggccacATCACACGAATCATCATCGTCTTCCGCTCCACTCAACGCGCCTTTCGGAGTGACAGCGGCACCTTCACCTGACGCTGGCGAGTCTTATATGACTACccagcttcagcagctgcaggcgccggTATCTGCTCCTCAGCAAGAGCTCCGCAACGTTAGGGAAGAGCCTCAACAAGCTCAGTCTCAGCTTcatgagcagcaccgctcgACACTGCAGGCCTtgctgccgcccgccgctgccacaaTGACCACGGAAAACTTGATgagcgcaccgccggcagcgctcaGACCGCCGCCCTCCACTCCCTCAGAAGAGTTGCCCGGCAAAACTTTGCCTCTGCCCCCCGCACCGATAACTGCAGCGGATATTCCACCTGAGGTCCTCCAGGAAGCCGTACACCTCCAGCCAGCTTCGTGGAAGGAGCAGGTCGAAACGGCCATGCTGGCGGACAAAAGCCGCATTCAGGATCTcgaggtgcagctggcggcgctggggaCTGCCACCAGTGTTGACCACGCTTGTGAGGCCGagcgcgccgcggaggcggaggcgctgcgcgcggaggtgggccgcctgcaggaggcgctAGAGGCCGCGGAGCGCGATCGGGACGATGCGGCTGTCTCGATGAAGGCATTTAAGGCAAAGATGGATGAGTGGAGGGCGAAAGTGCGAAGCGTTGTGGAGAATggtgagctgcagcgtcgcgcattggaggcggaggtgcaaCGCTTGAAGGAGGACCGGGTCGCTtctggtgctggtggtgatGCATCGTGCTCAGAGAATCGTCAGGGGAAAGATGATGACGAATCAGGTGCGGCTTCCACCTCGGTGGACCGAAAGGAGGCGTGGTCGCAGGCGGATGTGGTGGCTGATGCATCGGAGGACAGTACAGCGATGAGGCCTGCCGCGGGTGCCCTTCAAGACGTTGCGGTGCAGACTTCGATCGCTACAGAAGTTCCTCTCCAAGTGGTCACGGACGTGGCTTTGGTGCCGAGCCCTGTTGCGCTGCCCGAGCTGCACCTGCAGAGCACGCAGGCCCTGTTAATGGAGTGTGAGCGCGCTGCAATGGAGAACAGGCGACTCCAACGCGTCTTTGCGCAGCTGTCCAGATTTCGAGAGGAGGTAATGAGGGAGGTTCATGCGGttgctgcgcctccctctgcacCCGCCTCGTGAAACATGCGTGAAAAGAGccgtgtgtgagtgtgtgtgtgtgtgtggatgtgcgtCTGCAAAGGTGCTCCCGTGTGGGTACTGCTACTTCAGCCACCGCTTCTTCTGGTATTGGGCGGCGTGCTCACCGCCTacagcgagagggagagcgaccgtgagggaggaaaggagcTTGAGGTACATGAGCGTTTACGAAGACCACATGAGAGACAAGAGGAAGCACCTGCCCGTCATACGGGCAACAAGAAGGGCATTTCGTATCTCAGAGAAGATACGGTGAAGAGATAAGACACCGTTTCGCGCGTGTAGTCGATCGAACGTTTTGAGCGGCTCATGGggcttcccctcctcctcctctccctctccctctccctctctctcctcgcgtACACGtgtaaacacacacacacacacacacacacacacgcgccccgTCTTGTGCGGTTTGCTCTCTTTGTGACTTTTCTTTTCTGCGTCTGTGCACACATATAACGCGTGTAATAtttacacacacgcatatacacacacacatatacacacacatacacacacatacacacacatacacacacatatacacacacacatatacacacacatacacacacatatacacacacatacatatatatatatatatgcatacatacatataaTACATACGTAAGAGTTGCCTTAatctttccttttctttttgttttcctctctcctttcctctccgtGACTCAGACGTGCCTGTGCTCAACCGCTTACCTACCCCGCGCGCGCCACGCAATCACCGCATCCACGAGGAGGCAAATATTGGGATTGTCGACACGCCCGCATTAGCACCGGTGCACACCCCAACGCAAGCGTCACGCTCCCTCTTTGCCTTTGCCCTCACCTTCCCTAATCCATTCAACTCCGCCGCTCCTTCGCGCAGCGTGTGTGCCACTGTATACCTGTCTGTCTTTCCACTCGCTGAACTTGCTTGTGCTTGTTCCTTCCTTGCTCGgttgctgcaggagctgtgtgcgtgcccaTCGGCAGAGACGGGTTCTCTCTTCGTTGTAACCCCTCCACCCCCATCTTCTTCTTCcccaccttctctctctgtctacGACccgcgcctgcaccgccgtaGCGTGTTGCTGTAGCTTCCGACCGGCTCGTCCTTTGCGAGCCTCTCTTGTGCCCGATCGAcctccttccccttcgcttcttgtttgtttcgGGGTCTTTGTTGGGCCCTCGTCGCCGAtatctccacctcctcctctctctctccgcgttGTCATCATTTAGCGTTGCACTTCTTGTCCCTCTcacagaaacacacacacacacacatacgcaggTGAACTCCATCCGTGAAGGGACGCGCGTTGAGTGCCTCTCTGAGCATCCTCGAGGGTGTCTCTactttctcttctttcttttccctcttccccacaCCCAGACGAACACCTCCCTGCCGATTTCGTCCCTGTCGCGCCGTTCAGTGTTGCCCTTGCGTGCTTCGATTCCCCGCGGTCTCTCTGCTCGGCGTGTCTCTGCCCAGCACCGACTGtgctcttcccttcctcttgtttctctctctgcctccgtCACGCGCTTTTCTGCGTGCCGTCCGCCTATAACACCGACATATACATCTATGTACAAATACGTATTCTCTCTCTGTTAACTTTTGTTTACTCGCGAGGCCGTCGACGCTGACTCtttcggtgtgtgtgccgtaCGGGAGCGCAGGAGACGTGACAGGCTTCTTCTCTCTAACGCACGGGAAGGCACTTACTCACCTTACAAGGCTCTTTGGGACTAAGGATGGCGCCGCTTAACGCGACCGATATCGTGGTGAACACAgagccaccgcagcgtcgcatggctggcgccgccgcggtgccgccgcccgcgcctGGCACCTTTACCCCCGCGGAACGTGCCATCGGGGGCGACATTCAGATGCCCTTGGAGAAGATCTTTGCCCGCGCCAACGAGGCAACGCCGATGTACGAAAAACTCGGCAAGGTAGAGGGCATCGCGAACACGCTGCACACGTCCCTGAAAAACGGCGTGGACGGCAACACCGtggaggcgcgccgcgccttctTTGGCAAGAACGCANNNNNNNNNNNNNNNNNNNNNNNNNNNNNNNNNNNNNNNNNNNNNNNNNNNNNNNNNNNNNNNNNNNNNNNNNNNNNNNNNNNNNNNNNNNNNNNNNNNNNNNNNNNNNNNNNNNNNNNNNNNNNNNNNNNNNNNNNNNNNNNNNNNNNNNNNNNNNNNNNNNNNNNNNNNNNNNNNNNNNNNNNNNNNNNNNNNNNNNNNNNNNNNNNNNNNNNNNNNNNNNNNNNNNNNNNNNNNNNNNNNNNNNNNNNNNNNNNNNNNNNNNNNNNNNNNNNNNNNNNNNNNNNNNNNNNNNNNNNNNNNNNNNNNNNNNNNNNNNNNNNNNNNNNNNNNNNNNNNNNNNNNNNNNNNNNNNNNNNNNNNNNNNNNNNNNNNNNNNNNNNNNNNNNNNNNNNNNNNNNNNNNNNNNNNNNNNNNNNNNNNNNNNNNNNNNNNNNNNNNNNNNNNNNNNNNNNNNNNNNNNNNNNNNNNNNNNNNNNNNNNNNNNNNNNNNNNNNNNNNNNNNNNNNNNNNNNNNNNNNNNNNNNNNNNNNNNNNNNNNNNGTTGCCGCTGTCAGGAGCGACAGGCACCTTTCGCTCGTACGGCACGTACACCTACGACGTTCACGAGTTTGACCGCATGCGGAAAGAGGACCTCGCCTCCTCGGTGCGCCAGCGCTTTACCAAGCGCTCCCACACGGTGATTATGGGCGGCGAGAACTTCGGTGCAGGCGTTCAAGATTCGCTCGAGGACATCTTTGCCCGCGCCAACGAGGCAACGCCGATGTACGAAAAACTCGGCAAGGTAGAGGGCATCGCGAACACGCTGCACACGTCCCTGAAAAACGGCGTGGACGGCAACACCGtggaggcgcgccgcgccttctTTGGCAAGAACGCACTGCCCGAGGAACCGCCGCTAACCTTTTGGGAGATGTACAAGGCCTCGTGGGAGGACAGCATGATCCGCctgctgacggtggcggccaTCGTGTCGCTCATCCTGGGCCTCACCGTGCCGGATCCCGGCGAGACGGAGGTGAACTACAAGACGGGCTGGATCGAGGGCTTTGCCATCATCTGCTCTGTTATCATCGTGACCACAGTGTCATCCGTTAACGACTATAACAAGGAGAAACGGTTCCACAAGCTGACGGAGGAGAACTCCGCGCAGCCGGTTcgcgtgcgccgtggcggaaAAGATGTCACGATCGATGTGACGGAGATTGTCGTGGGCGATATCGTGAACCTGTCGCCTGGCCTTGTGGTGCCTGTGGATGGGTTCTACGTGACGGGCATGAGCGTTGTGATCGACGAGAGCAGCGTGACGGGCGAGAATGACCCGAAGAAGAAGAACGCGAACGCGCCGATCATTTTGACAGGGACTGTGGTGAACACTGCGGAGGATGCGTACATGCTTGCGTGTGCCGTGGGTGAGCGCTCGTTCGGCGGCAAGCTGCTGATGGAGtcgcgcggcgctggtgcgcctcgcccgacgccgctgcaggagcgcctgGACGAGCTTGCCGACCTCATCGGCCGCATCGGTCTCGGCGCTGCGATGCTACTGTTCGCCTTGCTGTCCTTGATGGAGGGGTTCCggatgctgcagcacgacTCGGGAGCTTCGTGCCGCCACTTCCTCGACTACTTCCTTCTCTGTGTCGCCATCATTGTGGTGGCCGTGCCGGAGGGTCTTCCGCTGGCCGTGACGATCGCGCTTGCCTACTCTCAGAACAAGATGCACGACGACAACAACcaggtgcgccgcctgcgcgcgtgcgagaCGATGGGCAACGCGACGCAGATTTGCAGCGACAAGACAGGCACGCTGACGCAGAACCTGATGAGCGTGGTGCAGGGCTACGTTGGCATGCAGCACTTTTCTGTGAAGCGTCCTGGCGACTTGCCggagccggtgccgctgtctGGCATGCGCGCGACCTCGCTTCGCCAGCTCAGCGAGGGCATTGCGATCAACAGCTCGAGCGAGAAGGTTGTGAGCACGACGGACAAGGAGGGCCACACGGTCGCGCCGTACTGGCAGTGGGTGGCGGACAAGGGCAACAAGACGGACAACGCGCTG is from Leishmania donovani BPK282A1 complete genome, chromosome 7 and encodes:
- a CDS encoding electron transfer flavoprotein-ubiquinone oxidoreductase, putative, with protein sequence MLRWTSRYLCASAAAAAGSEVHRDVEEFAVVIVGGGPSGLSAAIRLKQLAGDQRDSFRVGLVEKGSEIGAHTLSGACVEPHGLDELLPGWREQEGSILSSMTPVTSDAFHVLTGPSRSVKVPWLPSTLHNRGNYITSLGGMCKWLGEQAEALGVEIYPGFAAADVVVDEATGAVTGVQLNDRGVDKNGRRTAQYEPGMIFRAKQTIFAEGCRGSCTKQLEKRFGLRAADNPQTFGLGIKEVWEVPKERHHPGTVMHTVGWPTTDKGHDNTYGGAFLYHYGDGLISCGYVVGLDYSNPYCRPYMEMQKWKTHDLIRGQLEGGRPILYGARTLVEGGFSALPKLHFPGGVLAGDCAGFLNLPKIKGTHTAMKSGMLAAEAVYEDAFKGGKEEATSGVECKSYDDCFRSSWLYKELYTVRNVRQSFHKSFKWGMLYTGITSLLLHGREPWTLKHTTPDNLSLKPAKECVEIKYPKPDGTLTFDLLTNHSRSGTAHNADQPCHLRLKDSKVAEEVNLKTYAGPEARFCPAGVYEFVNDKLVINAQNCLHCKACDIKDPTQNINWTVPEGGGGPNYQGQM
- a CDS encoding vacuolar-type Ca2+-ATPase, putative — protein: MRKEDLASSVRQRFTKRSHTVIMGGENFGAGVQDSLEDIFARANEATPMYEKLGKVEGIANTLHTSLKNGVDGNTVEARRAFFGKNALPEEPPLTFWEMYKASWEDSMIRLLTVAAIVSLILGLTVPDPGETEVNYKTGWIEGFAIICSVIIVTTVSSVNDYNKEKRFHKLTEENSAQPVRVRRGGKDVTIDVTEIVVGDIVNLSPGLVVPVDGFYVTGMSVVIDESSVTGENDPKKKNANAPIILTGTVVNTAEDAYMLACAVGERSFGGKLLMESRGAGAPRPTPLQERLDELADLIGRIGLGAAMLLFALLSLMEGFRMLQHDSGASCRHFLDYFLLCVAIIVVAVPEGLPLAVTIALAYSQNKMHDDNNQVRRLRACETMGNATQICSDKTGTLTQNLMSVVQGYVGMQHFSVKRPGDLPEPVPLSGMRATSLRQLSEGIAINSSSEKVVSTTDKEGHTVAPYWQWVADKGNKTDNALLDFVDRVAMTEADARDMGSRPHQRIREACRQRGFTIFPFTSDRKRMSAVVRQEDGTLVHHVKGGSDRILPLCDRYVNEAGDEVPMTDEARARIAQQVKKLADMANRTIGVAYAVLGGTELPEDEPTESLVWLSLLGIQDPLRPEVADAVMKCQAAGVTVRMCTGDNIDTAVAISRQCGIFNPYYGDLAMTGQDFRNLVYDAYGDDERMAKFWPVLDHMTVMARSQPLDKQLLVLMLMTRGEVVAVTGDGTNDAPALRLANVGFVMRSGTDIAVKSADIVLLDDNFRSVQRAVVWGRCVNDNIRKFLQLQLTVNYVSVALTFIGSLMAGGHSSPLTTVQLLWVNLIMDTLAALALATEEPSEECLKRQPIHRKAPLVSRRMHMTITLIAVYHLALALVLQAFGYRWFGLERYSREHSTIVFNVFVFGALFQMFNCRKLYDEVDFFEGFERSKLFVV